The following coding sequences lie in one Spea bombifrons isolate aSpeBom1 chromosome 5, aSpeBom1.2.pri, whole genome shotgun sequence genomic window:
- the ID4 gene encoding DNA-binding protein inhibitor ID-4, producing the protein MKAVSPVRPQSRKAPMSGLCGELALHCLSEHSLGVARYKMEEEETLCLQYDMNDCYSRLKRLVPTIPPNKKVSKVEILQHVIDYILDLQLALDTHPVLLRQQTPARTPLTDLNTDQAASVVNKQSDSILCR; encoded by the exons ATGAAAGCTGTGAGCCCAGTACGCCCCCAGAGCAGGAAAGCCCCTATGTCAGGGCTGTGTGGAGAACTGGCTCTGCATTGCCTGTCTGAGCACAGCCTTGGTGTAGCTCGATAcaagatggaagaagaggagACCCTGTGCCTGCAGTATGACATGAATGATTGTTACAGCCGGCTCAAGAGACTGGTCCCCACTATCCCCCCGAACAAAAAAGTCAGCAAAGTAGAAATCCTGCAGCATGTCATTGACTACATCTTGGATCTCCAGTTGGCTTTGGACACACACCCTGTTCTTTTAAGACAGCAGACACCTGCCAGGACCCCCCTAACAGACCTCAATACTGACCAG gCTGCCTCAGTTGTCAACAAACAAAGCGATAGCATTTTGTGTCGTTAA